The following coding sequences lie in one Moritella viscosa genomic window:
- the flgK gene encoding flagellar hook-associated protein type 1 — protein MSIFSNALSGLNASQMGIKVVGNNVASVNIAGYSRLDVISSSRYSASNSNLSSGQGVEVTSIRRIADNYLNNSLWRSNSKNGFAQAYSGYLTSSELLVSNENISISKGLDGLFSALDAATTEPSTIAPRQQIIASADALANRFNSLYSNLDIQSTDISQQTNGMMISANIMFSQVAALNSKIVESSSAGGNVSALQDQRAETISKLAELMDLDVSRQNDGSITLSLSGGQPVVLGASAAMLLSKGVGYAVSIAGQSFTFNGDVGGKIGGVLSYKNHVLEPTKAELDKLAKDTADAMNKQLELGQDINEPVGVGKPLLSYDPANPAGSFQVSDGFKPKDLALGAVGTGPGDNTNLVALLEMKDGFLGTYNGLVGDLAIKSGEAQSSAKASKTIAKNALAQRESVSGVNLDEEGMSLMKYRQSYNANSKVISVADELFSTLLMMM, from the coding sequence ATGAGCATTTTCAGTAATGCATTATCTGGTTTAAATGCGTCGCAGATGGGAATTAAAGTAGTCGGTAATAATGTTGCGAGTGTTAACATTGCTGGTTATAGCCGTCTTGATGTGATCAGTAGTTCGCGCTATAGCGCAAGTAACTCAAACTTAAGTTCTGGTCAAGGCGTTGAGGTTACGTCTATCCGCCGTATCGCGGATAATTATCTCAATAATAGCCTGTGGCGAAGTAATTCAAAGAATGGTTTTGCTCAAGCGTATAGTGGCTATCTTACGAGTAGTGAGCTGCTTGTTTCTAATGAAAACATCAGTATATCTAAAGGCTTAGATGGCTTGTTTAGCGCTCTGGATGCAGCAACGACAGAACCAAGTACCATAGCACCTCGGCAGCAAATTATAGCTTCAGCGGATGCGCTTGCTAATCGTTTTAATTCTTTATATTCAAATTTAGATATTCAGAGTACAGATATTTCACAACAAACTAATGGCATGATGATCTCTGCGAATATAATGTTTTCGCAAGTGGCTGCTTTAAATAGTAAAATTGTAGAGAGTAGTTCGGCGGGTGGTAATGTGTCAGCGTTACAGGACCAACGCGCTGAAACGATTAGTAAATTAGCTGAATTGATGGATCTTGATGTCAGTCGTCAGAACGATGGTTCTATCACGCTTTCTCTTTCCGGCGGACAACCTGTTGTATTGGGGGCAAGTGCAGCAATGTTATTAAGCAAAGGGGTTGGCTACGCGGTGAGCATCGCGGGGCAGAGCTTTACTTTTAATGGTGACGTTGGCGGTAAAATTGGTGGTGTTTTATCCTATAAGAATCATGTTTTAGAACCCACTAAAGCAGAATTAGATAAATTAGCAAAAGATACCGCTGATGCGATGAATAAGCAATTGGAATTAGGCCAAGATATTAACGAACCAGTTGGTGTAGGTAAACCTTTGCTTAGTTATGACCCAGCCAATCCTGCGGGATCATTTCAGGTGTCAGATGGATTTAAGCCGAAAGATTTAGCGCTTGGTGCTGTCGGTACCGGACCTGGTGATAATACTAATTTGGTGGCATTACTTGAGATGAAAGATGGCTTTTTAGGTACTTACAATGGGTTGGTTGGTGATTTAGCTATTAAAAGTGGCGAGGCACAGTCTAGTGCGAAAGCAAGTAAAACGATTGCTAAAAATGCACTGGCTCAACGAGAGTCTGTAAGTGGTGTTAACCTTGATGAAGAAGGTATGTCATTAATGAAGTATCGGCAGTCTTATAATGCTAACTCAAAAGTAATAAGCGTAGCTGATGAGCTGTTCTCAACCCTATTAATGATGATGTAA
- the flgJ gene encoding peptidoglycan hydrolase FlgJ, with the protein MTKIEITGLTMDPTTVNTIKENGNTVEGLTQAADQFETMFLQMVLKSMRTASDALASDDSFVNSDRQRMYRDMYDGQLTMAMADKSALGIADAMVRQMSPLVESVKDVIVKQALPLVTSLSEASLENNFNFGLKFNEKKVDCSYQGTNSYQQEANSIQETLLGSFSQSLLNIQ; encoded by the coding sequence ATGACAAAGATAGAAATAACGGGGTTAACAATGGACCCTACAACCGTTAATACAATTAAAGAAAATGGAAATACGGTTGAAGGTTTGACTCAGGCGGCCGATCAATTTGAAACTATGTTCTTACAAATGGTATTAAAAAGTATGCGTACTGCTAGTGATGCGTTAGCTTCTGATGATTCATTTGTTAATAGCGACCGCCAGCGTATGTATCGCGATATGTACGATGGGCAGTTAACAATGGCAATGGCGGATAAGAGTGCTCTCGGTATTGCTGACGCAATGGTTAGGCAGATGTCACCATTGGTTGAGAGTGTTAAAGATGTAATTGTTAAACAGGCGTTGCCATTAGTAACAAGTCTTTCTGAAGCATCTCTGGAAAATAATTTTAATTTTGGATTAAAGTTTAATGAAAAAAAGGTCGATTGTAGTTATCAAGGAACTAATAGTTATCAGCAAGAGGCTAATAGTATTCAAGAAACTTTGCTTGGCTCATTTAGCCAGTCGTTATTAAATATCCAGTAG
- the flgL gene encoding flagellar hook-associated protein type 3 FlgL: MRVSTVQLQRTVMSGMERSASIFSHISQQKASGKRMVKPSDDPLGAVKLMALQAEQVSLKQFDTNIENVRRHLSGAETYITSINDHFDKLRDLTLEAGNGTLNEEGRKAIALEMKSVKDSLLATVNSKGSNGKYLFSGSEVEKQPIAGPDPVTGDYSYGGDNGERYITIASGVKVAANVNADATFFDGGKDFFKDVDGYIEKLNLGTEVPGDIKMMLGAVDSSIDTNLQLLTIVGTRLSEIMQTKDTNADISLYGKNLQLSLEQLDYGMASFDLAQAELALKTTQQVYVKASRLSLFNVM; this comes from the coding sequence ATGCGAGTGAGTACAGTTCAGCTTCAGCGTACCGTCATGAGTGGAATGGAACGAAGTGCAAGTATTTTTTCTCATATCAGTCAACAAAAGGCATCGGGCAAGCGTATGGTTAAACCATCAGATGATCCGCTAGGTGCAGTGAAACTGATGGCTTTACAAGCTGAACAGGTGAGTCTAAAGCAGTTTGATACAAATATTGAAAATGTGCGTAGACACTTATCGGGTGCTGAAACATATATTACCAGTATTAATGATCACTTTGACAAGTTACGTGATTTAACGTTAGAAGCGGGTAATGGCACGCTAAACGAAGAAGGACGTAAAGCGATTGCGTTGGAAATGAAGTCTGTAAAAGACTCATTATTAGCCACCGTAAATTCGAAAGGCAGTAATGGTAAATACTTATTTTCTGGCTCTGAAGTAGAGAAACAACCGATTGCAGGACCGGATCCTGTTACGGGGGATTATAGCTATGGCGGTGATAATGGTGAACGTTACATTACCATTGCGTCTGGAGTGAAAGTGGCTGCCAATGTGAATGCTGATGCGACATTCTTTGATGGCGGTAAAGATTTTTTCAAAGATGTAGATGGGTATATTGAAAAATTGAATCTAGGTACCGAAGTGCCTGGTGATATAAAGATGATGTTAGGTGCGGTGGATTCGAGTATCGATACTAATTTACAATTACTTACAATTGTAGGTACTCGTCTATCAGAAATTATGCAAACGAAAGATACAAATGCTGATATTAGTTTATATGGCAAAAATCTGCAGTTATCCTTAGAACAACTCGATTATGGCATGGCGTCATTTGATTTGGCTCAAGCTGAATTAGCACTAAAAACTACACAGCAGGTTTATGTTAAGGCAAGTAGATTAAGCTTGTTTAATGTGATGTAA
- the flaF gene encoding polar flagellin F produces MALSIHTNYASLATQNQLGKTNSMLSTAMQRLGTGMRINSASDDAAGLQIATRLQTQSNGQKVGMRNAQDSISMMQTAEGALSEMSSIGQRMKDIATQASNGTNGKAEYTALNDEYKELAAELTNIAQNTQYGEGKKLLSKEVKNADVLNFASKKTTADKAVTDAKLEMTKTGGHNETLAAAKTAFDALATPTGAEIKTWVDAQAAHKTEADKVTVAEKAAKPYAGAAPVKSEAGAFAKDITFQIGASSNESMKLNVSAKLDDLATAQAGLGNVSDQKSAQTAMKSADALIDAVGSLRGQFGASINRLDHTINNLGNMNQNTELSKGRIMDADFASESASMTKQQLLMQSGMSVLGKSNQIGGMVMGLLR; encoded by the coding sequence ATGGCTTTATCAATTCATACTAACTACGCGTCACTGGCTACTCAAAACCAACTGGGCAAAACTAACAGCATGCTATCAACAGCAATGCAACGTTTGGGTACCGGTATGCGTATCAATTCTGCATCGGATGATGCGGCGGGCCTACAGATCGCAACACGTTTACAAACTCAGTCTAACGGTCAGAAAGTGGGTATGCGTAACGCGCAGGATTCAATCTCTATGATGCAAACTGCAGAAGGCGCATTGTCAGAGATGAGCAGCATTGGTCAACGTATGAAAGATATTGCTACGCAAGCGTCTAACGGCACTAACGGCAAAGCAGAATACACAGCGCTAAATGATGAATATAAAGAGTTAGCGGCAGAATTAACTAACATCGCGCAAAATACTCAGTACGGTGAAGGTAAAAAACTACTTTCAAAAGAAGTTAAAAATGCTGACGTTCTCAACTTTGCGTCTAAGAAAACTACTGCTGACAAAGCTGTGACTGATGCTAAACTAGAAATGACAAAAACGGGTGGTCATAATGAAACCCTTGCAGCCGCTAAAACTGCTTTTGATGCTCTTGCAACGCCTACCGGCGCCGAAATAAAAACTTGGGTAGATGCACAAGCGGCACACAAGACCGAAGCTGACAAAGTTACTGTCGCTGAAAAAGCGGCTAAACCATACGCTGGTGCAGCGCCTGTGAAATCGGAAGCTGGTGCCTTTGCTAAAGATATCACTTTCCAGATCGGTGCTTCTTCAAATGAAAGCATGAAGTTAAACGTTTCTGCTAAACTGGATGACTTGGCTACAGCGCAAGCTGGTTTAGGTAACGTTAGTGATCAGAAAAGCGCACAGACGGCAATGAAGAGTGCGGATGCTTTGATTGATGCTGTTGGCTCTTTACGTGGTCAATTCGGTGCATCTATCAACCGTTTAGATCATACAATCAATAACCTTGGCAACATGAACCAAAATACGGAACTGTCTAAAGGTCGTATTATGGATGCTGATTTTGCTTCAGAATCTGCAAGCATGACTAAGCAACAGCTGTTAATGCAATCTGGTATGTCTGTTCTTGGTAAGAGCAACCAGATCGGCGGCATGGTAATGGGGCTATTACGTTAA
- the flgI gene encoding flagellar P-ring protein 2 precursor: MKKLILLSVLLYSTLLSVGANAEYQRMLLDITDIQGLRKNQLIGYGLVVGLDGSGDKSQVQFTTQSMVNMLQQFGVKLGDKGKPKLKNVAAVMITAEIGSQAGKGQTTNITVSSIGDAKSLRGGTLLLTPLRGMDGEIYATAQGNLVVGGIKASGGSGSSVTVNTPTVGIIPNGGTIEKEIQTNFISAKEVVLNLKKPNFKTARNIELAINDIFGDGVAQAQGQHRVTVAAPVDARQRVTFMSMLEEIEIELGRVNPRIVFNSRTGTVVMGANVKVRKAAVSHGNLTVTINERSNVSQPNAFSNGDTTITPESSIYVQEGDNPMFIVPEGTSLDVIVRAINSLGASPDDLMSILQALDQAGALEAELVVI, from the coding sequence ATGAAGAAACTAATTTTGTTATCAGTGTTGTTATACTCGACATTGTTATCTGTCGGTGCCAATGCGGAGTATCAGCGTATGTTATTGGATATTACCGATATCCAAGGGCTACGTAAGAATCAGCTGATTGGCTATGGACTTGTTGTGGGGTTAGATGGCTCTGGTGATAAGAGTCAGGTGCAATTTACGACTCAGTCAATGGTTAATATGTTGCAGCAGTTTGGCGTAAAGCTTGGAGATAAAGGCAAGCCTAAATTAAAAAATGTGGCTGCAGTTATGATTACTGCAGAGATTGGATCTCAGGCTGGTAAAGGTCAAACGACTAATATTACAGTGTCTTCGATTGGTGATGCGAAAAGCTTACGTGGTGGTACGCTGCTTTTAACTCCGTTACGTGGTATGGATGGTGAAATTTATGCTACAGCTCAAGGTAATCTTGTTGTTGGCGGCATTAAAGCATCTGGTGGTTCAGGTTCATCAGTGACAGTGAATACGCCGACTGTTGGTATTATTCCTAACGGGGGAACGATTGAAAAAGAGATCCAGACTAATTTTATTAGCGCAAAAGAAGTGGTTCTTAATCTTAAAAAACCGAACTTTAAAACGGCACGTAATATCGAACTTGCCATCAATGATATTTTTGGTGACGGTGTAGCACAAGCGCAAGGACAACATCGTGTGACCGTTGCTGCCCCCGTCGATGCGCGTCAACGTGTTACTTTCATGTCGATGCTAGAAGAGATAGAAATTGAGTTAGGCCGAGTTAATCCGCGTATTGTGTTTAATAGCCGAACAGGGACTGTGGTGATGGGGGCTAATGTGAAAGTTCGCAAAGCGGCTGTTAGTCACGGTAACTTAACGGTAACCATTAATGAACGCTCAAATGTAAGCCAACCAAATGCATTCTCTAATGGCGATACTACGATAACACCTGAGTCGTCGATCTATGTACAGGAAGGCGATAACCCGATGTTTATTGTGCCTGAAGGTACATCTCTGGATGTTATTGTCCGAGCTATTAATAGTTTAGGTGCATCGCCAGACGATTTAATGTCAATTTTACAAGCACTTGATCAAGCTGGTGCATTAGAAGCTGAATTGGTAGTGATTTAA
- a CDS encoding putative flagellin: MINLLNKVSDNLINSTKHSPYLATPAANKSTKGSSVDAVDSKLATNELHKQGNANVAASGLARWSGLNSNQLAFSQYKSAESSLGTVYRELVNINTMLNSKVNNVEVMSNRVRQLDHVTSKDLNGQLQPKVLNRHSDRPNYVLNSVNLLAKKPAETLSMVLPSAGKSVSFHIPAYAEPKEILMSINRSLAAVDTKVTLNAEQKLVFNPTSDNSRFFNEPVLFSGEGIRVPAGNPVPVQMRLQVGALLSLADAIDGNADKQNVHKQDVNEQVRQVQADVRHAIVQLRAAMDQVKNKNVQSGRIDIRAVESELSELLTEGDFGSRLTSLLAQANISRNTAVSLLRK, encoded by the coding sequence ATGATAAATTTACTTAATAAAGTTAGTGATAATTTAATTAATAGCACTAAACATTCCCCATATCTTGCTACTCCAGCTGCAAATAAATCGACTAAAGGGTCGAGTGTTGATGCCGTTGATAGCAAGTTAGCGACGAATGAACTGCACAAACAAGGCAATGCTAATGTAGCAGCATCAGGCTTAGCGCGTTGGTCTGGGCTGAATTCAAACCAATTGGCTTTTAGTCAATATAAAAGTGCTGAGAGTAGTTTAGGTACAGTGTATCGGGAGCTTGTTAATATTAATACTATGCTCAATAGCAAAGTTAATAATGTTGAAGTGATGTCTAACCGAGTGCGCCAACTTGACCATGTCACAAGTAAAGATTTAAATGGCCAATTACAGCCAAAAGTATTGAATCGCCATTCAGACCGCCCTAATTACGTGTTGAATAGTGTGAATTTATTAGCGAAAAAACCTGCAGAAACACTGAGTATGGTATTGCCATCCGCGGGTAAATCGGTGAGTTTTCATATTCCAGCTTATGCTGAGCCAAAAGAAATATTAATGAGTATTAACCGCTCTTTAGCTGCGGTTGATACCAAGGTGACACTTAATGCTGAGCAAAAATTAGTATTCAATCCGACATCTGATAATAGTCGGTTCTTTAATGAACCGGTATTATTTTCTGGTGAAGGTATTCGAGTACCTGCGGGGAATCCTGTGCCAGTGCAGATGCGATTACAAGTTGGTGCTTTATTGAGTTTAGCTGACGCTATCGACGGCAATGCCGATAAACAAAATGTGCATAAGCAAGACGTCAATGAACAAGTAAGACAAGTACAAGCTGATGTGCGTCATGCCATCGTTCAGCTAAGAGCCGCAATGGATCAGGTTAAGAATAAAAATGTACAATCTGGCCGTATTGATATTAGAGCCGTGGAATCTGAGTTGTCTGAATTATTAACTGAGGGAGACTTTGGTAGCCGATTAACGAGTTTATTAGCACAAGCGAATATCTCTCGAAATACTGCAGTATCATTACTCAGAAAATAA